A genomic window from Gemmatimonas sp. includes:
- a CDS encoding Xaa-Pro peptidase family protein, with protein sequence MATRRDFLGATTALVAGAVVSVPAAVEAREAVESPVSMQPPVLPPAIRALRPMKNGVVPISVAERQGRLEKARQLLRDNGAAALMLTGGTSMEYFTGIRWGLSERLLAAIIPVRGAAFLITPKFEEERAMEQARLGPLGREAEVLAWEEHENPYELLRKGLASRGLSTATIAAEETVRFMFADGAAHVPGVTVVSGTPITAGCRTVKDAHELALMRHASAVTLAAYEAAYKSLKEGMTQDDFAQLVQLAHQQLGYSGSAGVQVGKYSALPHGSATPQVVREGSILLIDGGCKVEGYSSDISRTFVLGKATQRMKDVFEIEHRAQSAALAAAKPGVPCEAVDAAARKVIVDAGFGPDYKFFSHRVGHGMGMDGHEWPYLVRGNTLPLRPGMVFSDEPGIYIPGEFGIRLEDDMVITENGAELFTPQSPSLEQPFGR encoded by the coding sequence ATGGCGACGCGTCGTGACTTTCTTGGAGCTACAACGGCACTCGTGGCGGGCGCGGTTGTGTCGGTGCCGGCCGCGGTCGAGGCACGCGAGGCGGTCGAGTCGCCCGTCTCCATGCAGCCGCCGGTGCTTCCGCCTGCGATTCGCGCGTTACGCCCGATGAAGAACGGGGTGGTCCCCATTTCGGTGGCGGAGCGACAGGGACGCCTCGAGAAGGCGCGACAGCTCCTGCGTGACAACGGTGCTGCGGCGCTCATGCTCACCGGTGGCACGAGCATGGAGTACTTCACCGGCATCCGCTGGGGACTCAGCGAGCGGCTGCTGGCGGCGATCATTCCCGTTCGCGGCGCGGCGTTTCTGATCACGCCGAAGTTCGAAGAAGAACGGGCCATGGAGCAGGCACGCCTTGGGCCGCTCGGGCGAGAGGCCGAGGTGCTGGCCTGGGAAGAGCACGAGAATCCGTACGAGCTCTTACGAAAAGGACTTGCCTCACGCGGCCTCTCGACGGCCACGATCGCCGCCGAGGAGACGGTGCGCTTCATGTTCGCTGACGGGGCCGCGCACGTGCCCGGCGTCACGGTGGTGAGTGGCACGCCGATCACCGCTGGCTGTCGCACGGTGAAGGACGCGCATGAACTCGCGCTCATGCGTCACGCGAGCGCCGTTACCCTCGCGGCGTACGAAGCCGCCTACAAGTCGCTGAAGGAGGGGATGACGCAGGACGACTTCGCGCAGCTGGTGCAGCTCGCTCATCAACAGCTTGGCTACTCGGGGTCAGCGGGTGTGCAGGTCGGCAAGTACTCGGCGCTGCCGCACGGCAGCGCCACCCCGCAGGTGGTACGCGAGGGGAGCATTTTGCTTATCGATGGCGGCTGCAAAGTGGAGGGCTATTCGTCCGACATCTCACGCACGTTCGTGCTCGGCAAGGCGACGCAGCGCATGAAGGATGTATTCGAGATCGAACATCGCGCGCAAAGCGCGGCGCTGGCGGCGGCGAAGCCGGGTGTGCCCTGCGAAGCGGTGGATGCGGCGGCGCGCAAGGTGATCGTCGATGCCGGCTTCGGTCCCGACTACAAATTCTTCAGCCACCGCGTGGGCCACGGCATGGGTATGGACGGACACGAGTGGCCGTATCTCGTGCGCGGCAACACGCTGCCGTTGCGCCCCGGCATGGTGTTCTCCGACGAACCGGGCATCTACATCCCGGGCGAGTTCGGCATCCGGTTGGAAGACGACATGGTGATCACGGAGAATGGCGCCGAGCTGTTCACTCCGCAGTCGCCGAGTCTGGAGCAGCCGTTCGGGCGGTGA
- the tssH gene encoding type VI secretion system ATPase TssH — MAVNLRGLIAKLNAPTRSAVEAAAGLCLSRTNYDVEIEHFLVKVLDANDGDLAAILKHFGINRSRLADDLARALDRIKTGNARTPTLSPSLVNMLSEGWLLGSVEFGAPRVRTGHALLALLSVGELARMAQDISKEFEKIPADVLKKDFATITAPSAEAAAELGAIDSAASSASASSGSGAPKAGGRTPNLDQYTVDLTANAKAGKIDAVLGRDFEVRQVVDILTRRRQNNPILVGEAGVGKTAVVEGFARRIAEGDVPPPLRNVSLRSLDLAMLQAGAGVKGEFENRLKGLIEEVKNSPTPIILFIDEAHTMIGAGGAAGQNDAANLLKPALARGELRTIAATTWSEYKKFFEKDPALSRRFQLVKVDEPTEDVCCIMMRAVVPSLEKHHAVRILDSGMEAAVRLSHRYLPDRQLPDKAVSVLDTACARLNLGQTATPGPIEDARRTLDDIALQERVLNRERVAGADHSERLTELATRRGQVQESLAALEARWTSEKALVEKILGVRDALIAEAESVDQTTANTLRTELNGLTTELETVQGETPLMRVFVDASIVGEVISGWTGIPVGKMMSDELGTMLELEKHLGARVIGQDHALIDISRRVRTSKAGIEDPNKPKGVFMLVGPSGVGKTETALALSDLLYGGERNIITINMSEFQEAHTVSTLKGSPPGYVGYGEGGVLTEAVRRRPYSVVLLDEVEKAHPDVLELFFQVFDKGVMDDGEGREINFKNTIIILTTNAGTETIMKLTADPETMPFPDAMAKALKPELDAVFKPAFLGRMVIVPFYPVRDENLKQIVRLKVGKIGRRLRETHRLELRHDETLIAQVAARCTEVESGARNVDNILSNTLLPEISRMLLAAMAEGVRPTALRVGVAEDGDFTYENVVDAAAV; from the coding sequence ATGGCCGTAAACCTGCGTGGCCTGATCGCCAAGCTGAATGCTCCAACCCGTAGCGCCGTCGAAGCGGCCGCGGGGCTTTGCCTGTCGCGCACGAACTATGATGTCGAAATCGAACACTTCCTCGTGAAGGTGCTCGATGCCAACGACGGCGACCTCGCCGCGATTCTCAAGCACTTCGGCATCAACCGCTCGCGCCTTGCCGACGACCTCGCGCGCGCGCTCGACCGCATCAAGACCGGCAACGCGCGGACCCCCACGTTGAGCCCCTCGCTCGTCAACATGCTCAGCGAGGGCTGGCTGCTTGGCTCGGTGGAGTTCGGTGCCCCGCGCGTACGCACGGGCCATGCGCTGCTCGCCCTGCTCAGCGTCGGTGAACTCGCCCGTATGGCGCAGGACATCAGCAAGGAATTCGAGAAGATCCCGGCCGATGTGCTCAAGAAGGATTTTGCGACGATCACCGCCCCGTCGGCGGAAGCGGCGGCCGAGCTGGGTGCGATCGACAGCGCGGCGTCGAGTGCCAGTGCGTCGAGCGGCAGCGGCGCGCCCAAGGCCGGTGGCCGGACGCCCAACCTCGATCAGTACACCGTCGACCTCACGGCCAACGCCAAGGCCGGCAAAATCGACGCCGTTCTCGGACGGGATTTCGAAGTGCGTCAGGTCGTCGACATTCTCACGCGTCGCCGGCAGAACAATCCGATCCTCGTCGGTGAAGCCGGCGTCGGCAAGACCGCCGTGGTCGAAGGTTTCGCGCGCCGTATCGCCGAGGGCGACGTGCCGCCGCCGCTGCGCAACGTGTCGCTGCGCTCGCTCGACCTGGCCATGCTGCAGGCCGGTGCCGGCGTGAAGGGCGAATTCGAGAATCGTCTGAAGGGGCTGATCGAAGAGGTGAAGAACTCACCCACGCCGATCATCCTGTTCATCGACGAAGCGCATACCATGATCGGTGCCGGTGGCGCGGCTGGACAGAACGATGCGGCCAACCTGCTCAAGCCGGCGCTCGCGCGCGGCGAACTGCGCACCATCGCCGCCACCACGTGGAGCGAGTACAAGAAGTTCTTCGAGAAAGATCCGGCGCTGTCGCGTCGCTTCCAGCTCGTGAAGGTCGATGAGCCCACGGAAGACGTGTGCTGCATCATGATGCGTGCCGTCGTGCCCTCGCTCGAGAAGCACCACGCCGTGCGCATTCTCGACAGCGGCATGGAAGCGGCCGTCCGTCTCTCGCATCGCTATCTCCCCGATCGTCAGCTCCCCGACAAGGCGGTGAGCGTGCTCGACACCGCATGCGCCCGCCTCAACCTCGGTCAGACGGCGACGCCCGGCCCGATCGAAGATGCCCGTCGCACGCTCGATGACATTGCGTTGCAGGAGCGCGTGCTGAATCGCGAACGCGTGGCCGGCGCCGATCACAGCGAACGGCTCACCGAACTCGCCACGCGTCGTGGTCAGGTGCAGGAATCGCTGGCGGCGCTCGAAGCGCGCTGGACCAGTGAGAAGGCCCTCGTGGAGAAGATCCTCGGCGTGCGCGATGCGCTCATCGCTGAAGCGGAGAGTGTCGATCAGACCACCGCGAACACGCTGCGCACCGAATTGAACGGCCTCACCACCGAACTCGAAACAGTGCAGGGCGAAACGCCGCTTATGCGCGTGTTCGTCGATGCCTCGATCGTCGGCGAAGTGATCTCGGGCTGGACCGGTATCCCCGTGGGCAAGATGATGAGCGACGAACTCGGCACGATGCTCGAGCTCGAAAAGCATCTCGGCGCCCGCGTGATCGGACAGGATCATGCGCTTATCGACATCTCGCGCCGCGTGCGCACGTCGAAGGCCGGTATCGAAGATCCGAACAAGCCGAAGGGCGTGTTCATGCTGGTCGGCCCCAGCGGCGTCGGCAAAACGGAAACGGCGCTCGCACTCTCCGATCTGTTGTATGGCGGTGAGCGCAACATCATCACCATCAACATGTCGGAGTTCCAGGAAGCGCATACCGTGTCGACGCTCAAGGGCTCGCCCCCGGGCTACGTGGGCTACGGTGAGGGCGGCGTGCTCACGGAAGCCGTGCGTCGTCGTCCGTACAGCGTCGTGCTGCTCGACGAAGTCGAGAAGGCACACCCCGACGTGCTGGAGCTCTTCTTCCAGGTGTTTGACAAGGGCGTGATGGATGACGGCGAAGGCCGTGAGATCAATTTCAAGAACACGATCATCATCCTGACCACCAATGCCGGCACGGAAACGATCATGAAGCTCACGGCCGATCCGGAAACGATGCCGTTCCCGGATGCCATGGCGAAGGCGCTCAAGCCGGAACTCGACGCGGTCTTCAAGCCGGCCTTCCTCGGCCGCATGGTGATCGTGCCGTTCTATCCCGTGCGTGACGAGAACCTCAAGCAGATCGTTCGTCTCAAGGTGGGCAAGATCGGCCGTCGTCTGCGCGAGACGCACCGTCTCGAGCTGCGCCACGACGAAACGCTCATCGCGCAGGTCGCCGCTCGGTGCACCGAAGTGGAAAGCGGCGCCCGCAACGTCGACAACATTCTGAGTAACACGTTGCTGCCCGAGATCTCACGGATGCTGCTGGCAGCGATGGCGGAAGGCGTTCGTCCTACGGCACTGCGCGTGGGCGTGGCCGAAGACGGAGACTTTACGTACGAAAACGTGGTCGATGCTGCTGCGGTCTGA
- the tssE gene encoding type VI secretion system baseplate subunit TssE, with protein MARTELDRAVQPSLLDRLTDENPRASGDVAVSREESVRRFRQAVQRDVEALLNTRRCIVEIGPGDVELRRSVHEFGIPDTTGLAVGTNAGRKLLTDDIKDALQRFEPRLMNVSVRLTDSDQIRTPQVRFAIEATLRMDPSPEQIVFDTVLEIASGSYAVDENG; from the coding sequence ATGGCACGCACCGAACTCGATCGCGCCGTTCAACCCTCGTTGCTCGACCGTCTCACCGACGAAAACCCTCGGGCGAGCGGCGACGTGGCCGTGTCCCGCGAGGAATCCGTGCGACGGTTCCGACAGGCTGTGCAGCGTGACGTCGAAGCATTGTTGAATACGCGACGCTGCATCGTCGAGATCGGGCCGGGCGATGTGGAGCTCCGTCGGTCGGTGCACGAGTTCGGCATTCCCGATACCACCGGATTGGCGGTCGGCACCAACGCCGGTCGCAAGCTGCTCACCGACGACATCAAGGACGCGTTGCAGCGTTTCGAGCCGCGTCTCATGAACGTCTCCGTGCGCCTCACGGACAGCGATCAGATCCGGACGCCGCAGGTGCGCTTCGCCATCGAAGCCACGCTGCGGATGGATCCGAGCCCTGAACAGATCGTGTTCGACACCGTCCTGGAAATTGCCAGCGGCTCCTACGCCGTAGACGAGAACGGCTGA
- the tssF gene encoding type VI secretion system baseplate subunit TssF: MAKDAREQRELKDYYEFELTYLRKLGAEFAQRYPKIASRLQLETSKTEDPHVERLLEGFAFLAARVHRRLDDDFPEISEALLEMLHPQFVRPVPSMCIVDMPLDPAQGRLPDGHHVPRGSVLQTQPVNRVRCNFRTVYDTTLWPLTITNAEWTTPDRAGAGTSARDAVGAIRLEIRAFEGVKLADLAIEALRLHLAGGTGVVDTLYELLLNNTMQVVVRNPDRPHQPPIVIKPSAVKAVGFGENENMLPYPNRTFGGHNLLLELFAFPQKFHFVDLEGFGDAVRALGAADRVDVSFLVSSFERADRRQQLELELSAKSFRTNATPAVNLFQQSAEPILLTERRFEHLVVAEVRQRLEVEVWSVDDVKLVEHEGSEAREISPLYSHRHNISGAGDDVFWHVSRRPAPWRTDGGTELHLAFSDMSGTVRAPDVDVASLRVSCFNGDMPSLLPFGADNRGDFELIGAGPIQRINCVVNPTKSVQPALGSSMLWRMISSLSLNHLSIVDGTPDALQELLRLHNLSDDLGAERQIDGLVKVSSEPSFARVDSPHGIAFARGRRIELEFDEQQFPGGGMFLMATVLERFFALYASMNSFTQVAVRSRQRRRPVTEWPARAGGRTLI, encoded by the coding sequence ATGGCCAAAGACGCGCGCGAACAACGGGAACTCAAGGACTACTACGAGTTCGAACTCACCTATCTCCGCAAGCTCGGAGCCGAGTTCGCACAACGCTATCCCAAGATTGCGTCCCGGCTGCAGCTCGAAACGAGCAAGACCGAAGATCCGCATGTCGAGCGCCTGCTCGAGGGCTTCGCGTTTCTCGCCGCCCGCGTGCACCGCCGTCTCGACGACGATTTTCCGGAAATCTCCGAGGCGCTGCTGGAGATGCTGCACCCGCAGTTCGTGCGGCCCGTGCCATCGATGTGCATCGTCGACATGCCGCTCGACCCCGCGCAGGGCCGGCTGCCCGATGGGCATCACGTGCCTCGTGGCAGCGTGCTGCAAACGCAGCCGGTCAATCGCGTGCGGTGCAACTTCCGTACGGTGTACGACACCACGCTGTGGCCGCTCACGATCACGAACGCCGAGTGGACTACGCCCGACCGCGCCGGGGCCGGCACCAGCGCGCGCGATGCGGTCGGGGCGATTCGTCTCGAGATCCGGGCGTTCGAGGGCGTCAAGCTGGCCGACCTCGCCATCGAGGCGCTCCGCTTGCATCTCGCCGGCGGCACCGGTGTCGTCGATACGCTGTACGAGCTGCTGCTGAACAACACGATGCAGGTCGTCGTGCGCAATCCCGACCGACCGCACCAGCCGCCGATCGTCATCAAGCCGAGTGCGGTGAAGGCGGTGGGTTTCGGTGAGAACGAGAACATGCTGCCGTATCCGAACCGCACCTTCGGCGGACACAATCTGCTGCTGGAGCTGTTCGCGTTTCCGCAGAAATTTCACTTCGTCGACCTCGAAGGGTTCGGCGACGCGGTACGCGCGCTCGGTGCCGCCGATCGCGTCGACGTGAGTTTTCTCGTCAGTTCGTTCGAGCGCGCCGATCGTCGGCAGCAGCTCGAGCTCGAGCTGTCGGCGAAATCGTTCCGGACAAATGCCACACCCGCCGTGAATCTCTTCCAGCAGTCGGCCGAGCCGATCCTGCTGACCGAGCGTCGTTTCGAGCATTTGGTCGTGGCCGAAGTACGGCAGCGACTGGAAGTTGAAGTGTGGTCGGTCGATGACGTGAAGCTGGTGGAACACGAGGGCAGTGAAGCGCGCGAGATCTCGCCGCTGTATTCGCATCGGCACAACATCAGTGGTGCCGGTGACGATGTCTTCTGGCACGTGAGCCGTCGACCGGCACCGTGGCGCACCGATGGCGGCACCGAGCTCCATCTGGCGTTCAGCGACATGAGTGGTACCGTGCGCGCCCCCGATGTGGATGTGGCGTCGCTCCGCGTGAGCTGCTTCAACGGCGACATGCCGAGCCTCTTGCCGTTCGGCGCCGACAACCGTGGTGATTTTGAGTTGATCGGTGCCGGTCCGATTCAGCGCATCAACTGCGTGGTCAATCCCACCAAGTCGGTGCAACCGGCGCTCGGCAGCTCCATGCTCTGGCGCATGATCTCGTCGCTGTCGCTCAACCATCTCTCGATCGTCGATGGCACGCCCGATGCGCTGCAAGAGTTGCTGCGGCTGCACAACCTGAGCGACGACCTCGGCGCCGAGCGGCAGATCGACGGACTGGTCAAGGTCAGTAGCGAGCCGTCGTTTGCACGCGTCGATTCCCCACACGGGATCGCCTTCGCGCGCGGTCGTCGCATCGAGCTGGAGTTCGACGAACAGCAGTTCCCCGGCGGCGGCATGTTCCTCATGGCCACTGTGCTGGAACGGTTCTTCGCATTGTATGCGTCGATGAACAGCTTCACCCAGGTCGCCGTGCGATCGCGGCAACGTCGGCGACCGGTCACGGAGTGGCCGGCCCGCGCCGGTGGGCGGACACTGATATGA
- a CDS encoding PAAR domain-containing protein, with the protein MGMPASRITDMHVCPMVTPGVPPIPHVGGPIVVPGAPTVMIAKLPSATLGSMCVCVGPPDVIIKGSATVLLMKKPAARLGDSTAHGGTIVLGAPTVLIGG; encoded by the coding sequence ATGGGCATGCCAGCGTCTCGCATTACCGATATGCACGTCTGTCCAATGGTCACGCCCGGCGTGCCGCCGATTCCGCATGTTGGTGGGCCGATCGTCGTACCCGGTGCCCCAACGGTCATGATCGCCAAGCTGCCCTCCGCCACACTCGGCAGCATGTGCGTCTGCGTCGGCCCCCCCGACGTCATCATCAAAGGGTCCGCAACGGTGCTCCTCATGAAGAAGCCCGCCGCCCGCCTCGGCGACAGCACGGCGCACGGCGGCACCATTGTGCTCGGTGCCCCCACCGTGCTGATCGGCGGCTGA
- the tssI gene encoding type VI secretion system tip protein TssI/VgrG, giving the protein MAWSQADRPYRLNTPLGTDVLLLREWRGEEALSTLFRYTVTAMSTRNDISAKELLLKKVSLLLRLPDGTDRTVHGVVSRIRRGGKAPVGLVAYELEIRPPQWVLDLDEGFEIFQNKSARDIVNALMTGVSTAWKLTRTVDERPATFRYRESRWNCAARLMEQEGVWFRFDHTGGDAQLVWSDSVASAKVAWGVTKLAFVESADDTSRLTGLGVDATPFVSKTHLRTASEFLAMKSVHDTTASNGDFTPPSSMSAYLFDQQIAAHHAPAAAPNKVPYDAKVYSKLRQELAEVTAEVYHGTSTYVGLEPGAKSDVVNLSNASLNASLFITKVVHRGSNGDYFANESAKYEYSNEFEAIPAATPFRPARTTPWPRIGGSHTAVVVGPDGDEIYTDEWGRVQVVFKWDEDHKLDLTHSCWVRVATASAGQQFGSVFLPRIGHEVIVEFLDGNPDNPIVTGSLYNSANKHPWPLPGDKNSSGIRTKSTLKGGAEDFNELRFDDSKGAELIYKQAQMDLETLVKNDERRDVQNNRTTTIKSNEEKTVKEGWEKTTIEKGEQFITVADNNRTLHVEREHAITVNGGETTNVAKDRIVTVGQNQMHEITKDNSVKIDANQETKIKQNDTTTIEMGNSKLEVKMGNIDVGAKMGNITIKADMGAITIQAMQKIELKVGLSRIVIDNCGVTIEGMMVKVDGKVMAEVKGGAMATVDGGGMTMIKGGITMIN; this is encoded by the coding sequence ATGGCCTGGTCACAAGCTGATCGACCGTACCGATTGAACACGCCGTTGGGAACGGATGTGCTGTTGCTGCGCGAGTGGCGTGGGGAGGAAGCACTCTCTACGCTGTTCCGCTACACGGTGACGGCGATGAGCACGCGCAACGACATCTCGGCCAAGGAGCTCTTGCTCAAGAAGGTCTCCTTGTTGTTGCGTCTGCCCGACGGCACCGATCGCACCGTGCACGGTGTGGTTAGCCGCATTCGGCGCGGCGGCAAGGCGCCCGTTGGTCTGGTCGCGTACGAGCTCGAGATCCGTCCGCCCCAGTGGGTGCTCGATCTCGACGAAGGCTTTGAGATTTTTCAGAACAAGTCGGCGCGTGATATCGTGAATGCCCTCATGACGGGGGTGAGCACCGCGTGGAAGCTGACGCGCACGGTCGACGAACGCCCGGCCACCTTTCGGTATCGAGAGAGCCGGTGGAACTGTGCCGCTCGCCTCATGGAGCAGGAGGGCGTGTGGTTCCGCTTTGATCACACGGGTGGCGACGCGCAGCTGGTCTGGAGTGACAGCGTCGCATCCGCCAAGGTGGCATGGGGCGTCACCAAGCTCGCGTTCGTCGAATCGGCGGATGATACGTCGCGCCTGACCGGTTTGGGTGTCGACGCCACCCCCTTCGTGTCGAAAACACATCTACGCACGGCCAGCGAATTTCTGGCCATGAAGAGCGTGCACGACACCACCGCGTCGAACGGCGACTTTACGCCGCCGAGCTCGATGTCGGCCTATCTGTTCGACCAGCAGATCGCGGCGCATCACGCACCCGCAGCCGCACCGAACAAGGTGCCGTACGACGCGAAGGTGTACTCGAAGCTGCGTCAGGAGCTCGCCGAGGTCACGGCCGAGGTGTATCACGGCACCAGCACGTATGTCGGACTCGAGCCCGGCGCCAAGTCGGACGTGGTAAACCTGTCGAACGCCAGTTTGAACGCCTCGCTTTTCATCACGAAGGTCGTGCACCGCGGCAGCAACGGCGATTATTTCGCCAACGAGTCGGCGAAGTACGAGTATAGCAACGAGTTCGAGGCGATCCCGGCGGCAACTCCGTTTCGCCCGGCGCGCACCACGCCGTGGCCGCGCATCGGCGGGTCGCACACGGCCGTCGTTGTGGGTCCCGATGGCGACGAGATTTACACCGACGAGTGGGGCCGCGTGCAGGTGGTGTTCAAGTGGGATGAAGACCACAAGCTCGATCTCACGCACTCCTGCTGGGTGCGCGTCGCGACCGCGTCGGCGGGCCAGCAGTTCGGCAGCGTATTTCTACCGCGCATCGGACATGAAGTGATCGTCGAGTTCCTCGACGGAAATCCCGATAATCCGATCGTCACGGGCAGTCTGTACAACAGCGCCAACAAGCATCCGTGGCCGCTGCCCGGCGACAAGAACTCCAGCGGCATTCGCACCAAGTCCACGCTCAAGGGTGGTGCCGAGGACTTCAACGAGCTGCGCTTCGATGACTCGAAGGGCGCGGAGCTGATTTACAAGCAGGCGCAGATGGATCTCGAAACGCTCGTGAAGAATGACGAGCGTCGCGACGTCCAGAACAACCGTACCACGACCATCAAGAGCAACGAGGAAAAGACGGTCAAGGAAGGCTGGGAGAAAACCACCATCGAGAAGGGCGAGCAGTTCATCACGGTGGCCGACAACAACCGGACGCTGCACGTCGAACGGGAGCACGCCATCACCGTGAACGGCGGCGAGACCACCAACGTCGCCAAGGACCGCATCGTCACGGTTGGGCAGAACCAGATGCACGAGATCACGAAGGACAACAGCGTCAAGATCGACGCGAATCAGGAAACGAAGATCAAGCAGAACGACACGACGACGATCGAGATGGGGAATTCCAAGCTCGAGGTCAAGATGGGGAACATCGATGTCGGTGCGAAGATGGGAAACATCACCATCAAGGCCGACATGGGTGCGATCACGATTCAGGCCATGCAAAAGATCGAACTCAAGGTTGGCCTGAGCAGAATCGTCATTGATAATTGCGGCGTAACGATCGAGGGGATGATGGTGAAGGTTGACGGCAAAGTGATGGCCGAAGTGAAGGGCGGCGCCATGGCGACAGTCGACGGCGGCGGCATGACGATGATCAAGGGCGGCATCACCATGATCAATTGA
- the tssG gene encoding type VI secretion system baseplate subunit TssG produces MSAARDARNRRRLARSLEESGSSYDFFQAMRLLMRLYPDRSAVGGWDDPAREVVRLSVPPSFAFPPSEIAKLELPSASDEHEMTGMTGEFTNRTQARMAVRFMGLTGPQGVLPHVYTEHAAARVRARDTAFRDFLDLFNHRALSLFHRAWERYRPYAAAEHGAEDRLRSHLLDLAGIGTEGVQRNSRVPVDILAYYAGLLALRTRPAVGLAQMIGDHFEVAATVEQFVGEWQTLRHGGQLELGDDDLDGRLGSAVLGNAVYDPLARVRLRLGPLSYAQFQTFLPGGRAYDRLRELARLYADDQVGVEVQLVLARDEIPPSSLGTAGAPTLGFGTWLRAKPPVQDADDVRLILC; encoded by the coding sequence ATGAGCGCGGCCCGGGACGCGCGCAATCGGCGTCGGTTGGCCCGCAGCCTCGAGGAGTCCGGCAGCAGCTACGACTTCTTCCAGGCCATGCGGCTGCTCATGCGCCTCTACCCGGATCGTTCGGCGGTGGGCGGTTGGGATGATCCTGCCCGCGAAGTCGTGCGCCTGTCGGTGCCGCCGTCCTTCGCGTTTCCGCCGTCCGAGATCGCGAAGCTCGAGCTCCCCAGCGCATCCGACGAGCATGAGATGACGGGGATGACCGGCGAGTTCACCAATCGCACGCAGGCGCGCATGGCCGTGCGCTTCATGGGGCTCACCGGTCCGCAGGGCGTGCTGCCGCACGTGTACACCGAGCACGCGGCCGCCCGGGTGCGTGCGCGCGATACCGCCTTCCGCGATTTTCTCGATCTCTTCAATCATCGCGCGCTATCGCTGTTTCACCGCGCCTGGGAGCGCTATCGGCCGTATGCGGCGGCCGAGCATGGCGCCGAAGATCGGCTGCGTTCGCACCTGCTCGACCTCGCCGGCATCGGCACCGAGGGTGTGCAGCGGAACAGTCGGGTGCCGGTCGACATCCTGGCCTATTACGCCGGCCTGCTGGCGCTTCGCACCCGGCCCGCCGTTGGGCTCGCGCAAATGATCGGCGATCACTTTGAGGTAGCAGCCACCGTCGAACAGTTCGTCGGCGAATGGCAGACGCTGCGCCACGGCGGACAGCTCGAGCTCGGGGATGATGATCTGGATGGGCGGCTCGGGTCGGCTGTGCTCGGTAATGCCGTCTACGATCCGCTCGCCCGCGTGCGTCTCCGCCTCGGACCACTCTCGTACGCCCAATTCCAGACGTTTCTCCCCGGTGGCCGCGCGTACGACCGCCTTCGCGAACTCGCGCGGCTGTATGCCGACGACCAGGTGGGCGTCGAGGTGCAGCTCGTGCTGGCGCGCGACGAAATCCCGCCGTCGTCGCTCGGTACCGCCGGTGCACCGACGCTCGGATTCGGGACCTGGCTTCGCGCGAAGCCCCCGGTGCAGGATGCCGACGACGTTCGCTTGATCCTCTGTTGA